In the Acidobacteriota bacterium genome, GGGTCGTTGGCGCCCTCGGGATGAGCATCGACCGCAATATCCAGTTCAGCGGTCTGATCGCGCGCACCCTTGGCGGGCTGTTTACGCGGGAGACGTCTCCCAGCCAGTTGATGGGCCCGGTCGCCATTGCGCAGTTGTCGGGCGAATACGCCGCGCTCGGGTGGCTGGCGACTTTCACGTTCATGGCCTCGCTCAGCCTGAACCTCGGCCTGATAAACCTGCTGCCGATTCCCATCCTCGACGGCGGCCACATCCTCATCATGGCCATCGAATCGGTGGCCCGCCGCGATCTGAGCCTGAAGGTCAAGGAGCGGATGGTGATGGCGGGCTTTGTGGCGCTGATGCTGCTGATGGTGACGGTGGTCTATAACGACCTGTCACGCCTCTCCTGGTTCGGCCGCTTCATGCCTGGCGGACATTAGAAACAGCCGTCTGGCCAGTGGCTGAGAATCAGCCAGACAGTGGTTGATGTTCAGCCGGCGATCCCCCGCTATTGGCAATACAGGCGCGTGTCGCTGATGGCACCGCTTATTCACACTCAGGCCATCAAAACTGAATATCGCCGGAAGCGGTTCAGTCTTGCTGAACGCGAGAACGACCGGCTAGCGTCGGCGCAACCCGATGATACTCACCAGGAAGCTGGAGATCATTGTCTGGAATCCGAGGATGGTAACGGTCGCGCCCGCGACGGCGCGGGAGAGATCCTGCCCGGAACAGGCCAGCAGCACGACCCCGGCAACCAGCGCCGCGGCGCCAGAGAGCAGCCCCTTCTCCAGCGTCACCAGTTCATAGAAGCGTGTGAGTTTCGGATCTTCTGGCAGCAGCCGTTCGCTGACCGCAAACGTCTTGGCGAAAATCGCGAAGATGACCGACTGGTATCCACAAAGCAGACACGCGCTCGAGAGCAGCAGCGCTCGCGCGGCGGAGACCTCGCCGGCAGCCGCAGGGGACCAGGCCACGGCATAGCCGCCGGCGCCGACGAGCCACAACAGCAGCCCCGGCATCAGGAACAGCCAGCGCGGCGTGTAGAGCAGGAAGAACCGCAGCGCGCGCCACCCGTCCCGGAACGTCCGCAGATGCGCCCGGTGCACGACGCGCCGGTCGGGATAGACGGTGATGGGAACCTCGGCGATCCGCGCATGCAGGAGGCTGGCCTTGAGGATCATTTCGGCCGCGAATTCCATCCCCGTGCACTGCAGATCGAGCCGTTCGTAGAGTCCCCTGGTGAATCCCCTGAACCCGCAATTGACGTCGTGGACGGGACTCCGGTACCACCACCGGGACAGGAGCGAAAACAGCGGGTTGCCAATCCACCGGTGCGACCATTTCATCGCGCCGGGCATGATGCGTCCGCCGCCTGAGGGTAGCCGGCATCCCTGCGCGAGTTCGGCTCCGCCCCGCAGCCGCGCCACCAATTCGGGGATGGCCTGGAAATCATGCTGGCCATCGGCATCCGCCATGATGATGTAGCCACCGCGCGCCGACCCGATGCCGCCCATCAGGCCGTTGCCGTAGCCTTTGAGGTCGACGCGGACCACCCGCGCGCCGTGGCTGGCCGCAACAATCGGCGAATCGTCCGTGCTGCTGTCAGCGACGACAACCTCGCCGGCAATGTCGTGCTCCTGCAGCACGCCGATGGCGGCGTCGATGCAGGCGCCGATGGTGGCCGCCTCGTTCAGGCAGGGAATGACAATGGAGACTTCGACTGGATTGGTTTCGGCGCCTCGCTCAGGCGTCATCGGCGGTTCCCGGCGGTCGAGGGTGGCAGAAGCACCACGGGCTGCTACGCCTGTTTCGTGGTGCGCACGTGGCGCACGACGGCGGCGACCAGGCCGGCGCTCGTGTGATCGTCGGCGACGATGTCGGCGCGGATGCCGTGCGCCAGCAACGCCTGCGCGGTCACCGGGCCGATGCAGGCGACCAGCGTCCTGCGCAACAAATCGACCAGCGCCTCGGCGCCGTAGATGTCGACGAATTCGCGGGCAGTCGACGGGTTGCCGAACACGAGGATGTCGACCTGTTGCTCGAGCAATTTCTTGTAGAGATCGGGTTCGCCCTTATCGCCCGGCAACACCTTGACGATTCGATAGGCGGCAACCTCAGTCACCTCGGCGCCAGCTCTTCTGAGCTCCGCCGCCAGCACGTCGCGCACGCCTTCGGCGCGCGGAATCAGGATTCGGAGGCGGTCGAGGCGCCGCGATTCGGCGAGCGCCTCGACGATGCCCTCGGGCCTGTACTCGGATGGCTTGGCATCGACGCGGATGCCGAGCGCGGCGAATCGATCGACCGACGTCTGGCCAATCGCACAGATGCCCACACCGTGGAGGCTGCGGACGTCACTGGGCCCTGCCAGCAGCCGTCGAAGGAAGACGTCGGTGCCCGCCAGCGTCGGCAGCACGACCCAGTCGTAGGTGCCGATTTTCGCGCACGCCTCGTCGAGCGTCTCGTAGCCGGTCGGTGGCGCCATACGCACGGTCGGGGCCACGATCACGTCGGCACCCTGGTCTTCGAGCAGGTCGACCAACTCGCGGGCCTGCTCGCGCGGCCGGGTCACCACGACCCGCCGTCCCGACAATGGGCGCACGTCAAACCACCGCATATGCTCACGCAGGGCGGCTACCCGTCCGACGACGACGATCGCCGGCCGGGATTCGGTCGGCAGGGCGGTATCGGCCAGCGAGGCCAGCGTGCCGGTGATCGTGCGCTGCGTGGGCAGCGTGGCGTTGTAGATCAACGCCACCGGCTCGTCATCAGACCGCCCGTTGGCCCGCAGCGCCGCGAGCATGGCCGGAAGCTGCCTGGGACCGGCGTAACAGACGATGGTGCCGTCGAGTTTGGCGAGGCTCGCCCAGTCGAGATCCGGCGTGTCCTCTGTCGCATCCTCGTTACCGCGCACCAGCGTGAGCGTGTCTCCGCCTCCCCGATACGTGACGGCGATACCCGCGTAGGCGGGGCCGCCCACGGCTGCGGGAATGCCCGGCACGACTTCGAACCTCACTCCGTGTTCATGGAGAAACAGCGCTTCCTCGCCGCCATCGTCGAACACGAACGGATCGCCCCACTTCAGCCGCGCCACCTGCTTGCCCTCCCGGACCTTCTCGAGCAGGAGGTAGGCGATCGCGTCACGAGCTGTGCCCTGTGGCGCCGCGCGCCCGACGTCGATGCGCTCGGCATCCGGTCTGGCATACCGCAGGAGAGACGGGTGGACGAGCCGGTCGTACACGACGACGTCAGCCCGCCCGAGGCTGTTGGCCCCGCGCACGGTGATCAGGCCCGGATCGCCCGGGCCGGCCCCGATAAAACAAACCATTGGACGATTCGGCATGGGACACCTGCCCGGCCGGCTACCGGGCGGAAGAAGCATATCAGAGCGACGGCCCGTAGTAGCCCTGCTTGGTCCTCGAACTGGTGCCGGGGCGCTCGACGCGGACGACGACGCGGCGCCATCGGCCGTCCCGGCGAGGATTCTTCGAGGAGTAGCCCAACAGGTACTGGCTCGAAAGCTCCTGCCAGATCTGGTTGTAGATGGCCGGAAGGTCCGCGACCGTCTCGGGAAAGAACACGCGGCCGCCGGTCTGGGTGGTGAGCTGGCGCAGGACGTACTCCGCCTCGCTGTACGCTTTGCCGATATTCGAATCCTGGGCGCGCAGGCCAATCGCGTAGACCGCGGTTTCGGAACGCTTGGTCTGGTCGAGGACTTCCTCAAACGAGACGAGGCTCGAGGTGTCCTCGCCGTCGGTCAGCAACACGATGGCCTGGCGCCGGAGTTCGTCGGCGCTGCGTGCCTGGTTCTTCTTGAGTTCCTTGAGCGCGATGTAGACCGCGTTATAGAGCGCCGTCGACCCGCCGGCCGAGAGCGAGGCGATGGCGCGATCCAGATCCGGGTGGGCGCTGGTGAACGGCAGCAGGACGTTGACGCGACTGTCGAAATTGATCAGTTGCGTCCGATCTTCGGGCCGGAGGTGCGCGACGAACCCGCCGGCTGCCGCCCGGACCGTCGCGATCTTTTCGTCCATGCTGGCGCTCGTGTCGACCAGCAGCGACACGGCGAGCGGCAGATTGGTCCGGCTGAAAAACGTGACGTCCTGTTTGACGCCATCCTCATAGACGGAGAAGTCGTCCTGGGTCAGGTCCGTCACGTATCGGTTCGCCGGATCGGTGACCGTGACGTTGAGCGACACCACGTCGACGCCGCTGCGGAACGCGCCGCTCTGGGGTGGCACCACATCCTGCGGCTTCTGCCTCCCAGCGAGCGTCGCCGACGCGGCGGCGAGTGCCAGCACCAGCCCCAGCGCGACCGTTCGTGACAGGCGCATCACTTGGGTGGGTTGGCCTTGACGCGGACCGGGGTACCGCGTGCCGTCAGGTCGGTTCTGGTGGCGCTCACTTCGATCTTCTCGGGTGGAATCAGCGTTTGTGGCCGCGCGTAGGTCACCCGATACTGGGAGAGCAACTCTGCCGCGATCCGGTCCAACGTGTCTTTGATCGCCATTGACGACAACAGGTTCTGCCGGCTACCCCCGCTGGCCCTTGTGCCACGGTCGAACACACTCTCGCGGCTTCGTCCGTCGGCCGTCATCGCGTCGGGCGGGGTGCCCCGCGAGACGGTGACCACGTGGAGCGCCGGACCCTGGTCGGCGAGCTGCTCGAGCACGTTGCGGTCGTCCCGGTTGCTGAATTCAGCGCCGCCCAGCCAGATCACCAAGATCGCCGAGCGTTCGGCCTCTCGCTTCTTGAGCCCGTTCAGCGTCTCGACGACCGCCTCGAGCGTATAGGCACCCGACCCGGGCGTCGAGAAAACCCGTCCGATGCCCTGCGCCAGAAGCGCCGCATCGCTCGTGTAGTCGGCCAGCACCCGTGGGCGTTCGCCGAACTCGACCAGGGATATATGAGCGTGCGGACGCATCTGCGCGACGAGCGACTCGAGCCCCTGGCGCAAGTCGCTGATCTGTGAGCCGGCGGCTGCGCTGGTGTCGACCAGCACCGCCAGATCAATTGGTTCGGTCGCCCGGCGCACCCTCAGGACTTCGCGCAGGCGCCCATCCTCCCGGATAGCGAAATCACGCGGCCCGAGATTCGGCACCGGTTTGCCCGAGCGATCGAGCACGGACACGAAGATGTCGCGTTCGAGCGCCTGGGCGGCCGCACGGCCTGGGAGGAGCGCCCCCAGCACCGCGAGCGTGAGAACGGGGAACATCCGCCGACAACGCGCGCGCAGCACGCTTGGGTTCACGGTCATTCATCCTTGTTGGAGGCAGGCCTACTTTTCAGTATAGCGAAAGCGCGAAACGATTGTCAGCACGGCACTTGGCTTTCTTGACCGATCTTCGAGGCGCATGTTATAACCCGTGGGCTACGGTGTTTAACGCCCTCCCGCGAGATGCTGGTGCGCCTGCTTTGTGCTTCGACTCGCAGTTACGGTTGCGTGCTCTTGCGAGGCGTTCCGGCGACAATGCTCGCTCAGCACAAAGTCCTGAGTGAACATGTTCGTCGCGGGATCTGTGAATCGAAGGGCTTTGCGACACGGGTGATACGTCGATGGTCAACGCGTGGATTCCGATTCTCATCTACATCCTGGTCGCGATGGCGTTCGGCGTGGGCACCCTGCTGGTGGCCAGGCTGGTCGCGCCGCAGCGCGCGGGCAAGGTCAAGCTCGATCCGTACGAGTGCGGCATTGAACCGAAGACCGATGCGCGTGATCGCTACAGCGTCCGGTACTTCATGGTGGCCATGCTGTTCCTGATCTTCGACGTGGAGACGATTTTCCTGTATCCATGGGCCGTCATCATGGATTCGCTGGCGTGGTTTGGTTTCATCGAGATGATGGTGTTCCTGTTCATCCTCGTCGTCGGGTATGTCTATGCCTGGCGTGAGGGCGCCCTGGAGTGGGCGTAGGCGGGGGAGCGGTGATGTCCGAAGACCCGAAGCTCGATCCTCCAGAAAAGCCCGCGGCGGCAGCCCCGGCTGACAAGCCCGCGGCTGCAGCCGCCGAGAAGCCCGCTGCGGCAGCCAAGCCCGCTGCGGCGAAGCCCGAACCCAAGGCGCCGCCGGCCCTGCCAGTGCCGCCCGACCAGGCGCCACCAGCCGACATGGCGATTCCGCCATTCATTGCGGCTCTCCAGGCCAGGGTGCCCGGTGCGGTTGAACACGTGAGTTTCTGGGTCGGCGACTGGTCGGTCGTTGTGGCCGCCAACCGTCTGATCGAGGTGGCCACCTTCCTGCGGGACGCGCCTGAGTGCGCATTCAACTACCTGTCCGATCTGACGGCGAGCGATTGGCCGGCCCGACCCGACAAGCGGTTTGACCTGATCCTGTGTCTCTACTCGATCGGGTTGCGCCAGCGTCTGCGCGTCAAGGTGCGCCTAGCCGATGGCGAAGCCGTGCCGTCAGTGACCAGTCTCTGGCCCGGAGCGAACTGGTTAGAGCGCGAGGTGTACGACATGTTCGGCGTGCCGTTCACCGGGCATCCGGACCTTCGGCGGATCCTGATGCCGCTCGACTGGCAGGGACATCCCCAGCGCAAGGACTACCCGCTCGAAGGACCTGGCGAACTCCTGATGGAAAACCCGCAGGACTGGTTGAAGGCAAGGCAGACGGCGGTTGAGGCCGACATCGAGTGAGCACCGTGACCATGCAGAGAGAAACCGCCCGCCCGATGTTTGACACCGACGAACTGGTCATCAACATGGGGCCCCAGCACCCCAGCACGCATGGCGTGCTGCGGCTTGTGCTGAAGCTCGACGGCGAGAAGGTCGTCGATTGCGATGCCGTCATTGGCTACCTGCACCGCGGCGTCGAGAAGTTGTGCGAGAATCGCGACTGGACCCAGATCGTCCTGATCACCGACCGGATGGACTACTGCGCGGCAGCGACCAACAATCTCGGCTACGTCGAGACGGTCGAAAAACTGATGTCGCTTGAGGTGCCGCGCCGGGCGCAGTACATCCGCACGATCCTCTCCGAGCTTCAGCGCGTCGCGAGCCACCTGCTCTGGCTGGGCACGCATGCCGCCGACATCGGTGCGCTGACGGTGCTGCTGTACGGGTTGCGCGAACGCGAGCTGGTGCTCGATCTGTTCGAGGAATACTGCGGCGCGCGTCTGACCTACAACTCCATGCGCATCGGCGGCCAGCCGGCCGACCTGCCGGAGGGCTGGGACAAGAAGGTGCTGCGCTTCTGCGAGATCCAGGAGCAGAAACTGCCGGAGTACGAGCAGTTGCTGACGAGCAACCGGATCTGGATGGAGCGCACCAACAACGTCGGCATCATCTCGGCTGCCGATGCGATCGGCATTGGCATGTGCGGTCCGCCGTTGCGTGCCTCGGGCGTCGTGCGCGACGTGCGCAAGGACGAGCCGTACGCGGCGTATGCCGAGATGGATTTCGACATTCCGATCGGCGTCCGGGGCGACACCTACGATCGCTACCTGGTCCGCCTTGAGGAGTTCCGCCAGTCGTTGCGGATCATCCGCCAGGCGGTGGAGGGGCTTCCAGAAGGGCCGATCATGGGCAAGGTGCCGCGCCTGATCAAGCCGCCGGCCGGCGAAACCTACCATGCGATCGAGGCGCCGAAGGGCGAACTCGGGTACTTCATCGCGAGCGACGGCAAGTCGGTCAGCCCGTACCGGTTCCGGGTCAGGCCGCCGTCATTCTGCAATCTGCAGGCGCTCCGGCAGTTGGTGCGGGGCCACCTGATTGCCGATGTCGTGGCCCTCATCGGCACCATCGACATCGTGCTCGGTGAAGTGGATCGGTAAGTCGGAGGCGCGAGGGAAGAGGCGTGAGGCGTGAGGCGAAAGGCGCGAGGCGTGAGGCGCGAGGCGCGGGGGAGCAGGACGCGAGGCACGGGGGGCGTTCTTCCCTATCGCCTCTCGCCTCGTCCCTAACGCCTATAGATAACAACCAACCATGATTGAAGCCGTCGTGTTCCCGCTCATCAAGATCGTCATTGTGCTGGCGGCGGTGCTGGCCACAGTGATGTACATCGTCCTGCTCGAGCGCAAGGTGCAGGCCTGGGTGCAGGTGCGGCTCGGCCCGATGCGCGTGGGGCCGCACGGCATCCTGCAGCCGCTGGCCGACGTGCTGAAGTTGTTCGTCAAGGAAGACATCACGCCGGTGATGGCCGACAAGTGGGTGTTTACGGCCGCGCCGATCATCGTGCTGGTGCCGGCGCTCATCGCGTTTGCAGTCATTCCGTTCGCCTCGAACGAGATGAAGCTGTTTGGCCTGCCGATCTCGGGCCGCATTGCCGACGTCAACGTCGGCCTGCTTTACATCGTGTCGGTCGCCTCGCTCGGGATCTACGGCATCATCCTCGGCGGCTGGGCGTCGAACAGCAAGTACCCGCTCATTGCCAGCCTCCGGGCGTCCGCCCAGCTCATCAGTTACGAGATCGCGGTGACGATGACGCTCGTCACGATCATCATGCTGGCGGGCACGCTCAGCATGGTGGGGATTGTCGACGCGCAGGCGAAATCGGGGATGTGGTTCGCGTTCATGCAGCCGGTCGCGTTCTTCATCTACTTCGTGGGCGGGCTGGCCGAGACCAACCGCGCGCCGTTCGACCTGCCGGAAGCCGAGCAGGAACTGGTCGCCGGGTTCCACACCGAGTACTCCGGGATGCGGTTCGCGTTCTTCTTCCTTGCCGAATACGCGAACATGATCGTGGTGTCGGCGGTGGCGACGACGCTGTTTTTCGGAGGCTGGCTGCAGCCGTTCCCGAACGTTTCGTGGCTGTCGTGGCTCGGGGTCGTTCCGGGCTGGATCTGGTTCTGCACGAAGACGTTCGTGTTCCTGTACGTCTTTCTGTGGGTACGCGCGACATTCCCGCGCTACCGCTACGACCAGCTCATGCGCCTGGGCTGGAAGTGGCTGATTCCGCTGGCCATCCTGAACGTTGTGGTGACCGGCTTCTTGAAGGTGCTGCTGTAAGGGGCCGCGCCGGTCGCGGAGAGCTATGGCCGAAGCCGTTGTGTTCTACATCTTCGCTTTGCTAATCCTCGGGTTCGCCGTGCTCGTCATCACGGCGAAGAGCACCGTGCACAGCGTGCTGTACCTCGTGGCGGATTTTCTGTGCGTGGCGGCGCTGTACGTCGTGCTGCAAGCCCAGTTCCTGGCGGTCATCCAGGTGATGGTGTACGCGGGCGGCATCGTCGTCCTGTACCTGTTCGTGGTGATGCTGGTGAACCTGAAGCGCCCGCCGGAACTGCACCGTGATCCGCGCCGGCTCGGCCGGCTGGGCCTGGTGATGGCGCTGGCCGTGTTCGGGGAACTCGTGGCGATTAGCGCCTATGGCTGGCTCACGCCGTCGGGTGTCGCCGGCACGCTGGATCCGAAGAACATCGAGCAGGTCGGCCGCGCCCTGTACACCGACTACCTGGTGCCGTTCGAAGTCGCGTCGGTGTTGTTGCTGGTGGCGATGATTGGCGCCATCGTGCTGGCCAAGCGGGAGCTGTAGAGGATCAGATGATTACCCAGACGCATTACCTGGTGCTCTCGGCCGCGCTCTTCATGCTCGGCATCATCGGCGTGATGACGCGCCGCAACATCATCATCATTCTCATGTCGATGGAGTTGATGCTCAATGCGGTGAATATCAATCTGATCGCGTTCTCGCGGCAGTTGGGGGACGTGACCGGGCAGGTCTTCGCCGTGTTTGTCATCTGCGTGGCGGCGGCCGAGGCCGCGGTGGGCCTGGGCATCATCGTCGCGTTCTACCGCAACAAGGAAACGATCAACATCGACGAGATGAACCTGTTGCGGTGGTGAGTCGTATGCATTTGATCTGGCTGATCCCTCTGTTGCCTGCGTTTGGCGCCCTCGTGAACGGGGTCGTCGGGGTGCGCTACTTCACCAAGCGCACGGCGGGCCTGCTGGCGTGTGCGACGATGGCGGGCGCGCTGGCCCTGTCGCTCTACGCGTTCTTCGAACTGCTCGGGCTCGAGCCCGAGGCGCGCGAGTACGTGGTGCGTCCGCTGACGTGGATCTCCGCGCTGCCGCTGCAGCTGAAGGACGGTTCGATCGGCAGCTTCAGTATTCCGTGGGGATTCCGGCTCGATCCGCTCTCCGCGATGATGATTCTCGTCGTCACCGGGATCGGGTTCCTGATCCACGTGTACTCGGTCGGCTACATGCACGGAGAGTCGAGAGGCGCCTACGCGCGCTTCTTCGCGTATCTCAACCTCTTCGTGTTCTTCATGCTGATGCTCGTCCTCGGCGACAACTTCGCCGTGATGTTCGTCGGGTGGGAGGGCGTCGGGCTCTGTTCGTACCTGCTGATCGGCTACTACTACGAGAAAAAGAGCGCATCGGACGCCGGCAAGAAAGCCTTCATCGTCAATCGCATCGGGGACTGGGGCTTCATCGTTGGGATGTTCCTCGTCTTCTCGGTGTTCGGCACGCTGGATTTCCGGGCTGTCGCCAACGCCGCCGGGTCGATGCCGGTCGAGAGCGCGGGCTTCGGGACGCTGTCGCTCATCACGCTGCTGCTGTTTGTCGGGGCCACCGGCAAGTCGGCGCAGATCCCCCTCTACGTCTGGTTGCCAGACGCGATGGAGGGCCCGACGCCAGTCTCCGCGCTGATCCACGCGGCGACGATGGTGACGGCCGGCGTCTACATGGTGGGCCGCAACGCCGTGCTCTTCTCGCACTCGCCGGAGACGATGCAGATCGTGGCGATTGTCGGCGTGGCTACCGCCTTCGTGGCGGCCACGATCGGCCTCGTCCAGAACGACATCAAGCGGGTTCTGGCGTACTCGACCGTGTCTCAGCTGGGCTTCATGTTCCTGGCGATGGGCGTGGGCGCATTCGCCGCGGGCACGTTCCACCTCATGACGCATGCGTTCTTCAAGGCGCTGCTCTTCCTCTGTTCGGGCTCCGTCATTCACGCGATGGCCGGCCAGCAGGACATGCGGCACATGGGCGGCCTCAAGAAGTACCTGCCCGTGACGTACGTGACGATGCTCATCGGCACGCTGGCGATCGCAGGCATTTTTCCGCTGTCGGGGTTCTTCAGCAAGGACGAGATTCTGTTCCGCGCGTTTCTCAGCAACAAGTACATCTGGGGCGTAGCGGTCGTCACGGCGTTGATGACGGCGTTCTACATGTATCGCCTGATGTCGATGACCTTCTTCGGCACGTACCGTGGCCCGGCGTTTGAGGGGGCGGGTGGTCACGGATACGCCGGCAAAGGCCACGGACCAGCGGCGGCCGGCCATGGGGCGGCGCCTGGGCATGCGAATGCCAGCCACGGCGGACAGGGCGGTGGTCACGCAGCAGCCGATGCCAGCCTCGGCGGCGGTGGAACCCATGGCCACGCCGTAGCCGGTCACGGCGAAGGCGGGTGGCACGGGCCGCACGAGTCGCCGAAGTCGATGACGATCCCGCTCCTGATTCTGGCCGTGGGCGCCATCATCGCGGGCTTCGTGGGCTGGCCGGCCGCGCTCGGGGGCAACAACGACATCGAGCACTTCTTGCACCCCAGTTTCATTGCTCGAACTGCGGAGACTGCCAAGCACGCCGTCGAGGGTGCAACCCTGAGCGAGTCTGCGCATGTGGCCGAGTCGAAGGTTGGGTTGGCGCATGAGGGCGCGGCTCCGGCGTCAGCCGGAGTCCTGAGCGAGCAGGAAGGGGCAGGCGAGTCGAAGGAGCACGTGTCCTGGTACGTCGAGATCGGCCTGATGCTGTTCTCGCTGCTCATCGGCATCACGGGCATCATGGTCGCCTATCGCTTCTACGTGCGAGCGCCTGAGATTGCCGACAAACTCGCGCAGCGGTGGGCCGGCGCTCATCGCGTGCTTTCCAACAAGTACTACGTAGACGAATTCTACGACGCCACGGCGATCGCCGGCACGATGGCATCGGCCCGCGGCCTCTGGGTGTTCGACGCGAAGGTCGTCGACGGCGCCGTCAACGGCACCGGCTGGTTGACGATGTTCTCGTCGTGGTTCTCACATGTGATTGACAAGTACGTCGTCGACGGCCTCGTCAACTTCGTCGGGGCCGTGCTGGAGGAGGGGAGCTTCGTGTTCCGCCGCTTCCAGACCGGCCTGATTCAGAACTACGCGC is a window encoding:
- the nuoL gene encoding NADH-quinone oxidoreductase subunit L, yielding MHLIWLIPLLPAFGALVNGVVGVRYFTKRTAGLLACATMAGALALSLYAFFELLGLEPEAREYVVRPLTWISALPLQLKDGSIGSFSIPWGFRLDPLSAMMILVVTGIGFLIHVYSVGYMHGESRGAYARFFAYLNLFVFFMLMLVLGDNFAVMFVGWEGVGLCSYLLIGYYYEKKSASDAGKKAFIVNRIGDWGFIVGMFLVFSVFGTLDFRAVANAAGSMPVESAGFGTLSLITLLLFVGATGKSAQIPLYVWLPDAMEGPTPVSALIHAATMVTAGVYMVGRNAVLFSHSPETMQIVAIVGVATAFVAATIGLVQNDIKRVLAYSTVSQLGFMFLAMGVGAFAAGTFHLMTHAFFKALLFLCSGSVIHAMAGQQDMRHMGGLKKYLPVTYVTMLIGTLAIAGIFPLSGFFSKDEILFRAFLSNKYIWGVAVVTALMTAFYMYRLMSMTFFGTYRGPAFEGAGGHGYAGKGHGPAAAGHGAAPGHANASHGGQGGGHAAADASLGGGGTHGHAVAGHGEGGWHGPHESPKSMTIPLLILAVGAIIAGFVGWPAALGGNNDIEHFLHPSFIARTAETAKHAVEGATLSESAHVAESKVGLAHEGAAPASAGVLSEQEGAGESKEHVSWYVEIGLMLFSLLIGITGIMVAYRFYVRAPEIADKLAQRWAGAHRVLSNKYYVDEFYDATAIAGTMASARGLWVFDAKVVDGAVNGTGWLTMFSSWFSHVIDKYVVDGLVNFVGAVLEEGSFVFRRFQTGLIQNYALVMLFGVFAFVSIYLMKR